A genomic window from Pocillopora verrucosa isolate sample1 chromosome 7, ASM3666991v2, whole genome shotgun sequence includes:
- the LOC131781822 gene encoding uncharacterized protein: MDIPKGQTIVVIGGGVGGCCTALALARTQQFQIYLLEKNGELMRESSDATPGRMGLGFHYADKETALFYLHATIEFTRKYGRFRQEVGRSETLHPLRRGRYFILKSSLVPVKEILDTYDALKEEYTNMVSEDPSYEVFGRPEDFYRVLEPWEFEEDVATEEIEMGIETAEELLDWSRLRRFIISQLEHFQDKKMVEIRTNTEVTEISALDDCGAYLIKAVDLSAGGNVEIFAEVTVNASWYNIGKFNKMLGISAFTRKRCNRIKAIITVQLPEALVHMPSMFFCMGPFCMFTNKGNRVGMLTYAPETNMAVSTSEELEPEFEHVFFNLSEDEKCAKGKKILAGVSKYIPKLKQAKVTKVKLGIIQTFMDEDTIDFGFKVGNLDLLHDPHVGGIYKRNYSGVEEPRPGYIINACMKLLYCFDNAEIVKDLILSKSAEGSGTESN; this comes from the coding sequence ATGGACATTCCAAAAGGCCAGACAATTGTCGTTATCGGTGGAGGAGTGGGTGGCTGTTGCACGGCTCTTGCATTGGCAAGAACACAACAATTCCAAATTTATCTCTTGGAGAAAAATGGAGAGTTGATGAGAGAAAGCAGTGACGCAACTCCGGGACGCATGGGACTTGGTTTTCATTACGCTGACAAGGAGACAGCCCTCTTCTATTTACACGCCACCATCGAGTTCACCCGAAAGTACGGTCGATTCCGACAAGAGGTAGGTCGAAGTGAAACGTTACATCCGCTGCGTCGAGGCAGATACTTTATCTTGAAAAGTTCATTGGTTCCTGTCAAGGAAATTCTAGATACTTATGACGCACTCAAAGAAGAGTACACCAATATGGTCAGCGAAGACCCCAGTTACGAAGTCTTTGGTCGTCCAGAAGACTTTTACCGAGTTCTAGAACCTTGGGAGTTCGAAGAAGATGTCGCGACGGAGGAGATAGAAATGGGAATCGAGACTGCGGAGGAGTTATTGGATTGGTCAAGGTTGAGGAGATTTATCATAAGTCAGCTGGAACACTTTCAAGACaagaaaatggttgaaattagAACAAACACTGAAGTCACTGAGATTTCAGCGCTCGACGATTGTGGCGCATATTTAATAAAAGCCGTAGATTTGTCAGCTGGTGGCAACGTAGAGATTTTCGCCGAGGTAACTGTGAACGCCTCGTGGTACAACATTGGCAAATTCAACAAGATGCTCGGTATTTCCGCTTTCACAAGGAAAAGATGCAACAGAATCAAAGCAATTATCACGGTGCAGCTGCCCGAAGCTCTTGTCCACATGCCTTCAATGTTCTTCTGTATGGGACCCTTCTGCATGTTTACTAACAAAGGAAACAGAGTTGGAATGTTGACTTATGCACCAGAGACAAACATGGCCGTGAGTACCTCTGAAGAACTGGAACCAGAATTCGAGCATGTATTCTTCAATCTCTCAGAGGACGAGAAATGCGCCAAGGGTAAAAAAATCTTAGCCGGTGTGTCGAAATACATTCCTAAATTGAAGCAAGCCAAAGTGACAAAGGTAAAGCTTGGCATTATCCAAACATTTATGGACGAAGATACAATAGATTTCGGTTTCAAAGTGGGAAACTTGGATTTGTTGCACGATCCACATGTTGGAGGTATTTACAAGAGAAATTACAGTGGAGTGGAGGAACCTCGGCCAGGATATATAATCAATGCATGTATGAAGctattgtattgttttgataaCGCAGAGATCGTAAAGGACCTGATTTTATCGAAATCTGCAGAAGGTTCTGGTACTGAAAGCAATTAA
- the LOC136282589 gene encoding uncharacterized protein — translation MVSEDPSYEVFWEYQGDVATDEIEMGIETAEEFLDWSRLRRFIISQLEHFQDKKMVEIRANTEVTEILALEDCGVYLIKAVDLSAGGNVEIFTEVTVNASWYNIGKFNKMLGISAFTRKRCNRIKAITTVQLPEALVHMPSMFFCMGPFCTFSNKGNRVGMLTYAAETNMAVSTSEELEPEFEHVFFNLSDDEKCAKGQKILAGVSKYIPKLKQAKVTKVKLGITKTFMDEDTIDFGLKVGNLNLLHDPHVGGIYKRNYSGVEEPRPGYIINACMKLLYCFVNAEIVKDLILSKSAEGSGTESN, via the coding sequence ATGGTCAGCGAAGACCCCAGTTACGAAGTCTTTTGGGAGTACCAAGGAGACGTCGCGACAGATGAGATAGAAATGGGAATTGAGACTGCGGAGGAGTTCTTGGATTGGTCAAGGTTGAGGAGATTTATCATAAGTCAGCTGGAACACTTTCAAGACaagaaaatggttgaaattagAGCAAACACTGAAGTCACTGAGATTTTAGCGCTCGAAGATTGTGGCGTATATTTGATAAAAGCCGTAGATTTGTCAGCTGGTGGCAACGTAGAGATTTTCACCGAAGTAACTGTGAACGCCTCGTGGTACAACATTGGCAAATTCAACAAGATGCTTGGCATTTCCGCTTTCACAAGAAAAAGATGCAACAGAATCAAAGCAATTACCACGGTGCAGCTGCCTGAAGCTCTCGTCCACATGCCTTCAATGTTCTTCTGTATGGGACCCTTCTGCACGTTTTCCAACAAAGGAAACAGAGTTGGAATGTTGACTTATGCAGCAGAGACAAACATGGCTGTGAGTACCTCTGAAGAACTGGAACCAGAATTCGAGCATGTATTCTTCAATCTCTCAGACGACGAGAAATGCGCCAAGGGTCAAAAAATCTTAGCCGGTGTGTCGAAATATATTCCTAAATTGAAACAAGCCAAAGTAACAAAAGTAAAGCTTGGCATTACCAAAACATTCATGGACGAAGATACGATAGATTTCGGTTTGAAAGTCGGAAACTTGAATTTGTTGCACGACCCGCATGTTGGAGGTATTTACAAGAGAAATTACAGTGGAGTGGAGGAACCTCGGCCAGGATATATAATCAATGCATGTATGAAGCTACTGTACTGTTTTGTTAACGCGGAGATCGTAAAGGACCTGATTTTATCGAAATCTGCAGAAGGTTCTGGTACTGAAAGCAATTAA
- the LOC136282590 gene encoding uncharacterized protein: MDIPKGQTIVVIGGGVGGCCTALALARTQQFQIYLLEKNGELMRESSDVTPGRMGLGFHYADKETALYYLHATLEFTRKYGRFRQEVGRGETLHPLRRGRYFILKSSLVPFDEILDTYDALKEEYTNMVSKDPSYEVFGRPEDFYRVLDPWEYQGDVATDDIEMGIETAEEFLDWSRLRRFIISQLEHFQDKKMVEIRANTEVTEISALEDCGVYLIKAVDLSAGGNVEIFTEVTVNASWYNIGKFNKMLGISAFTRKRCNRIKAITTVQLPEALVRMPSMFFCMGPFCMFSNKGNRVGMLTYAPETNMAVSTSEELEPEFERVFFNLSDDVKCAKGQKILAGVSKYIPKLKQAKVTKVKLGITQTFMDEDTIDFGLKVGNLNLLHDPHVGGIYKRNYSGVEEPRPGYIINACMKLLYCFDNAEIVKDLILSKSAEDSGTESN; encoded by the coding sequence ATGGACATTCCAAAAGGCCAGACTATCGTCGTTATCGGTGGAGGAGTGGGTGGCTGTTGCACCGCTCTTGCATTGGCAAGAACACAACAATTCCAAATTTATCTCTTAGAGAAAAATGGAGAGTTGATGAGAGAAAGCAGTGATGTAACTCCGGGGCGCATGGGGCTTGGTTTTCATTACGCTGACAAGGAGACAGCCCTCTACTATTTACACGCCACCCTCGAGTTCACCCGAAAGTACGGTCGTTTCCGACAAGAGGTAGGTCGAGGTGAAACGTTACATCCGCTGCGTCGAGGCAGATACTTTATCTTGAAAAGTTCATTGGTTCCTTTCGATGAGATTCTAGATACTTATGACGCACTCAAAGAAGAGTACACCAATATGGTCAGCAAAGACCCCAGTTACGAAGTCTTTGGTCGTCCAGAAGACTTTTACCGAGTTCTAGACCCTTGGGAGTACCAAGGAGACGTCGCGACAGATGATATAGAAATGGGAATCGAGACTGCGGAGGAGTTCTTGGATTGGTCAAGGTTGAGGAGATTTATCATAAGTCAGCTGGAACACTTTCAAGACaagaaaatggttgaaattagAGCAAACACTGAAGTCACTGAGATTTCAGCGCTCGAAGATTGTGGCGTATATTTGATAAAAGCCGTAGATTTGTCAGCTGGTGGCAACGTAGAGATTTTCACCGAAGTAACTGTGAACGCCTCGTGGTACAACATTGGCAAATTCAACAAGATGCTTGGCATTTCCGCTTTCACAAGAAAAAGATGCAACAGAATCAAAGCAATTACTACGGTGCAGCTGCCCGAAGCTCTCGTCCGCATGCCTTCAATGTTCTTCTGTATGGGACCCTTCTGCATGTTTTCCAACAAAGGAAACAGAGTTGGAATGTTGACTTATGCACCAGAGACAAACATGGCTGTGAGTACCTCTGAAGAACTGGAACCAGAATTCGAGCGTGTATTCTTCAATCTCTCAGACGACGTGAAATGCGCCAAGGGTCAAAAAATCTTAGCCGGTGTGTCGAAATACATTCCTAAATTGAAACAAGCCAAGGTGACAAAGGTAAAGCTTGGCATTACCCAAACATTCATGGACGAAGATACGATAGATTTCGGTTTGAAAGTCGGAAACTTGAATTTGTTGCACGACCCGCATGTTGGAGGTATTTACAAGAGAAATTACAGTGGAGTGGAGGAACCTCGGCCAGGATATATAATCAATGCATGTATGAAGctattgtattgttttgataaCGCAGAGATCGTAAAGGACCTGATTTTATCGAAATCTGCAGAAGATTCTGGTACTGAAAGCAATTAA